A region from the Janthinobacterium agaricidamnosum genome encodes:
- a CDS encoding SDR family NAD(P)-dependent oxidoreductase, with translation MNKEASMDALSGKHALVTGAGSGIGLACAHALLDAGARVTLAGRDGARLARARMQLEEAGHAGRVAICVLDVSVEASVQAGFAQAAAHFGRIDILVNNAGQAHAAPFGKTDAAIWQQMLAVNLTGVFHCCQAAMPAMLEAGWGRIVNVASTAGLKGYRYVSAYVAAKHGVIGLTRALALEAAPRGVTVNAVCPGYTETDMVAQAVQNIVRKTGRGEDAARAELAAANPQQRLVQPREVADAVAWLCLPASSAMNGQSIAVAGGEVM, from the coding sequence ATGAACAAGGAAGCATCGATGGACGCATTATCAGGAAAACATGCGCTGGTGACGGGCGCCGGCAGCGGCATCGGCCTGGCCTGCGCACACGCCTTGCTGGACGCGGGCGCCAGGGTCACCCTGGCCGGGCGCGATGGCGCGCGGCTGGCGCGCGCGCGCATGCAGCTGGAAGAGGCGGGCCACGCGGGCCGGGTGGCCATCTGCGTGCTCGACGTGAGCGTGGAAGCGTCCGTGCAGGCGGGCTTCGCGCAGGCCGCCGCGCATTTCGGCCGCATCGATATCCTGGTCAATAACGCGGGCCAGGCGCATGCTGCGCCTTTCGGCAAGACGGATGCCGCCATCTGGCAGCAGATGCTGGCCGTGAACCTGACGGGCGTGTTCCACTGCTGCCAGGCGGCCATGCCGGCCATGCTGGAAGCGGGCTGGGGGCGCATCGTCAACGTGGCGTCGACGGCGGGCCTGAAGGGTTACCGTTACGTCAGCGCCTATGTCGCCGCCAAGCATGGCGTGATCGGCCTGACGCGCGCGCTGGCGCTGGAAGCGGCGCCGCGCGGCGTCACCGTCAACGCCGTCTGCCCCGGCTACACGGAAACGGACATGGTGGCGCAAGCCGTGCAGAACATCGTGCGCAAGACGGGGCGCGGCGAAGACGCGGCGCGCGCGGAACTGGCGGCAGCCAATCCGCAGCAGCGGCTGGTGCAGCCGCGCGAAGTGGCCGATGCGGTGGCCTGGCTTTGCCTGCCCGCGTCGTCCGCCATGAATGGACAATCGATCGCCGTCGCCGGCGGCGAAGTCATGTAA
- a CDS encoding PEP_CTERM-anchored TLD domain-containing protein yields MMHNNFKAVRSVVLAVAGMGVCLGAQAGTGTSLLSPGYQTQLESWLGEGRLALTNIYSKAAGDTSLDFHKASDGKGRTFSVMEATNASGQTWLVGGYNPQSWSSTDGMHVTMEDSQRTGFLFNLTAGFMLPQLKQYFSGDGIGKDQTYNQENYGPTFGVGHDLYVPQDLTHGGYSSLYTYNYRGHPASGISLIDGSSFTVPNITYGAIQVFTISAVPEPATYGVLLAGLILLAGMHLRQQRTSLRARS; encoded by the coding sequence ATGATGCACAATAATTTTAAGGCGGTAAGAAGTGTGGTGCTGGCCGTGGCCGGTATGGGTGTTTGCCTGGGCGCGCAGGCCGGAACCGGCACGTCGCTACTCTCTCCCGGCTATCAAACGCAACTGGAAAGCTGGCTTGGCGAAGGCCGCCTGGCGCTGACGAATATCTACAGCAAGGCGGCGGGCGACACCTCGCTCGATTTTCACAAGGCCTCCGATGGCAAGGGGCGCACGTTTTCCGTCATGGAAGCGACCAATGCCTCGGGGCAAACCTGGCTCGTCGGTGGCTATAACCCGCAAAGCTGGAGTTCGACCGACGGCATGCATGTGACCATGGAAGATAGCCAGCGCACAGGCTTCCTGTTCAATCTGACAGCGGGTTTCATGCTGCCGCAATTGAAGCAGTATTTCAGCGGCGATGGCATCGGCAAGGATCAGACCTACAATCAGGAAAATTATGGTCCCACCTTTGGTGTCGGCCATGATCTGTATGTACCGCAGGACTTGACGCACGGCGGCTATTCTTCCCTTTACACCTACAATTACCGTGGACACCCGGCGAGCGGGATCAGCCTGATCGATGGTTCCAGTTTTACGGTACCGAACATTACGTACGGCGCGATACAGGTGTTTACCATCAGTGCGGTGCCGGAGCCTGCCACTTATGGCGTGCTGCTGGCGGGGCTGATCTTGCTCGCTGGCATGCATTTGCGTCAGCAGCGGACAAGCTTGCGCGCCCGCAGCTGA
- a CDS encoding enoyl-CoA hydratase family protein encodes MRHLPGQPQDLPGNRASLTGYAARHFLFSVEGGVATLTLHRPERKNPLTFDSYAELRELFRALAHADDVKAVVITGSGGNFCSGGDVHDIIGPLTRLDMPGLLAFTRMTGDVVKAMRACPQPIVAAIDGICAGAGAMLALASDIRIGTARSKTAFLFARVGLAGCDMGACALLPRVIGQGRAAELLYTGRSLAGAEAERWGWLNRLVEPEELAEAAQLFAAGLASGPTFAHGMTKKMLQQEWNMGVDEAIEAEAQAQAICMATNDFHRAYHAFVAKEKPQFEGD; translated from the coding sequence ATGCGCCATCTACCGGGCCAGCCGCAAGACCTGCCAGGCAACCGCGCCAGCCTGACCGGCTACGCCGCGCGGCATTTTCTGTTTTCCGTCGAAGGCGGCGTGGCCACCTTGACCCTGCACCGGCCCGAGCGCAAGAATCCGCTCACCTTCGATTCGTATGCGGAGCTGCGCGAGCTGTTCCGCGCGCTGGCGCATGCGGACGACGTCAAGGCCGTGGTCATCACGGGCAGCGGCGGCAATTTCTGTTCGGGCGGCGACGTGCACGACATCATCGGCCCGCTGACGCGGCTCGACATGCCCGGCCTGCTGGCGTTTACCCGCATGACGGGCGACGTGGTGAAGGCCATGCGCGCCTGCCCGCAGCCCATCGTCGCCGCCATCGACGGCATTTGCGCGGGTGCCGGCGCCATGCTGGCGCTGGCTTCCGATATCCGCATCGGCACGGCGCGCAGCAAGACGGCCTTTTTGTTTGCCCGCGTGGGCCTGGCCGGCTGCGACATGGGCGCCTGCGCCTTGCTGCCGCGCGTGATCGGCCAGGGCCGCGCCGCCGAATTGCTGTACACGGGGCGCTCCCTGGCCGGAGCCGAGGCCGAGCGCTGGGGTTGGCTTAACCGCCTGGTCGAGCCGGAAGAGCTGGCCGAGGCGGCGCAGCTGTTCGCCGCCGGCCTGGCCAGCGGCCCCACCTTCGCGCACGGCATGACGAAAAAAATGCTGCAGCAGGAGTGGAACATGGGCGTCGACGAGGCCATCGAGGCGGAAGCGCAGGCGCAAGCCATTTGCATGGCCACCAACGATTTTCATCGCGCCTATCACGCCTTCGTGGCGAAAGAAAAACCGCAGTTCGAGGGCGATTAA
- a CDS encoding AMP-binding protein, which translates to MSSDPSPTTASPQDAFARAHLPPRALWPQLCLDLPELQYPPRLNCVAALLDAAVANGGGERTAILADGQRWSYADLARQVDRIAHVLRADLGLIPGNRVLLRGANTPMMAACLLAVPKAGCIAVPTMPLLRARELSTILTKAQVNAVLCAQGLRGELDGLPDLPAMLCFGAADAELERRMAAHDAPFPAHDTAADDVCLISFTSGTTGVPKGTMHMHRDLLAICDCFPRSMLQVRADDIFIGTPPLAFTFGLGGLLLFPLRFGAATVLLEKLTPETLLRAIAAYQATICFTAPTFYRQMAPLAAGHDLSSLRLCVSAGEALPLATRDAWQAATGLAMTDGIGATEMLHIFISATGEGIRRGAIGKAIPGYQACIVDDAGVPQPPGVTGRLAVKGPTGCRYLSDPRQREYVQNGWNLTGDTFEMDADGYFYYRSRSDDMIVSAGYNIAGPEVEEALLRHPAVAECGVVGRADAERGQIVEAHVVLKDGCQPSDVLAAELQDFVRQQIAPYKYPRAIRFLPALPRTETGKLQRFKLRTDTP; encoded by the coding sequence ATGAGCAGCGACCCTTCGCCTACCACCGCATCTCCCCAGGACGCCTTTGCGCGCGCGCACCTGCCGCCGCGCGCACTCTGGCCGCAGCTGTGCCTTGATTTGCCCGAGCTGCAGTATCCGCCGCGCCTCAATTGCGTCGCCGCGCTGCTCGATGCGGCCGTGGCCAACGGCGGCGGCGAGCGCACCGCCATCCTTGCCGACGGCCAGCGCTGGAGCTACGCCGATCTGGCGCGGCAAGTCGACCGCATCGCCCACGTGCTGCGCGCCGACCTGGGCCTGATCCCCGGCAACCGCGTGCTGCTGCGCGGCGCGAATACCCCGATGATGGCCGCCTGCCTGCTTGCCGTGCCGAAGGCAGGCTGCATCGCCGTGCCCACCATGCCGCTGCTGCGCGCGCGCGAACTGTCCACCATCCTGACCAAAGCGCAAGTCAATGCCGTGCTGTGCGCGCAGGGCTTGCGCGGGGAGCTCGACGGCTTGCCAGACTTGCCGGCCATGCTGTGCTTTGGCGCCGCCGATGCGGAACTGGAACGGCGCATGGCGGCCCACGATGCGCCATTTCCCGCGCACGACACGGCGGCCGACGACGTCTGCCTGATCAGCTTTACTTCGGGCACGACGGGCGTCCCCAAGGGCACCATGCACATGCACCGCGACCTGCTGGCCATCTGCGACTGCTTTCCCCGTTCCATGCTGCAGGTGCGCGCCGACGACATCTTCATCGGCACGCCGCCGCTGGCTTTTACTTTTGGTCTGGGCGGCCTGCTGCTGTTTCCCCTGCGCTTTGGCGCGGCCACCGTGCTGCTGGAAAAACTCACGCCCGAGACCCTGCTGCGCGCCATCGCTGCCTATCAGGCCACGATCTGCTTCACGGCGCCGACTTTTTACCGCCAGATGGCGCCCCTGGCGGCCGGCCACGATTTGAGCAGCCTGCGCTTGTGCGTGTCGGCAGGCGAGGCGCTGCCGCTGGCCACGCGCGACGCCTGGCAGGCGGCGACGGGACTGGCCATGACGGACGGCATCGGCGCCACTGAAATGCTGCACATCTTCATTTCCGCCACGGGCGAGGGCATCCGCCGCGGCGCCATCGGCAAGGCCATTCCCGGCTACCAGGCATGCATCGTTGACGATGCGGGCGTGCCGCAGCCGCCCGGCGTGACGGGCCGCCTGGCCGTGAAAGGCCCCACCGGCTGCCGCTACCTGTCCGACCCGCGCCAGCGCGAGTACGTGCAGAACGGCTGGAACCTGACGGGCGACACCTTCGAGATGGATGCCGACGGCTATTTCTATTACCGCTCGCGCAGCGACGACATGATCGTCTCGGCCGGCTACAACATCGCCGGCCCGGAAGTGGAAGAGGCGCTGCTGCGCCACCCTGCCGTGGCCGAATGCGGCGTGGTCGGGCGCGCCGATGCCGAGCGTGGCCAGATCGTCGAGGCGCACGTGGTGCTCAAGGATGGCTGTCAGCCCAGCGACGTGCTGGCGGCCGAATTGCAGGACTTCGTGCGCCAGCAGATCGCCCCGTATAAATACCCGCGCGCCATTCGTTTCCTGCCTGCGCTGCCGCGCACGGAAACGGGCAAGCTGCAGCGCTTCAAACTTCGCACGGACACCCCATGA
- a CDS encoding acyl-CoA dehydrogenase family protein translates to MNKTRDTTYLDWPFFEARHAELERDLDAWATQHLDDAHGADVDAACRARVAQLGQGGWLAYATGTDGQIDTRAICLMRETLARHDGLADFAFAMQGLGSGAIGLFGSAGNKARYLPDVASGKRIAAFALSEPQAGSDVAAMACAARRDGDDYVLDGEKTWISNGGIADFYVVFARTGEAPGARGISAFIVDADNPGLEIAERIAVIAPHPLARLRFANCRVPVSQRLGEAGQGFKVAMATLDVFRTSVAAAALGFARRAFDEALRHATARQMFGQTLADFQLTQAKLAQMATGIDAAALLTYRAAWQRDQGRKVTKEAAMAKLTATETAQQVIDAAVQLFGGMGVVSGHPVERLYREIRALRIYEGASEVQQLIIARELLREAGNA, encoded by the coding sequence ATGAACAAGACACGCGACACCACTTACCTGGACTGGCCGTTTTTCGAAGCGCGCCATGCGGAACTTGAGCGTGACCTCGATGCGTGGGCGACGCAGCACCTGGACGACGCCCATGGCGCCGACGTCGATGCGGCTTGCCGCGCGCGGGTGGCGCAACTGGGGCAGGGCGGATGGCTGGCCTACGCCACGGGCACCGATGGCCAGATCGACACGCGCGCCATTTGCCTGATGCGCGAAACCCTGGCGCGCCACGACGGCCTGGCCGATTTCGCCTTTGCCATGCAGGGACTCGGCTCCGGCGCCATCGGCCTGTTCGGCAGTGCCGGGAACAAGGCGCGCTATCTGCCGGACGTGGCCAGCGGCAAGCGCATCGCCGCCTTTGCCCTGTCCGAGCCGCAGGCCGGCTCCGACGTGGCGGCCATGGCGTGCGCGGCGCGCCGCGACGGCGACGACTATGTGCTTGACGGCGAAAAGACGTGGATCTCGAACGGCGGCATCGCCGACTTTTACGTGGTGTTCGCCCGCACGGGCGAGGCGCCAGGGGCGCGCGGCATCAGCGCCTTCATCGTTGACGCCGACAATCCCGGGCTGGAAATCGCCGAGCGCATCGCCGTCATCGCGCCGCATCCGCTGGCGCGCCTGCGCTTTGCCAATTGCCGCGTACCCGTGTCGCAGCGTTTGGGCGAAGCGGGGCAGGGCTTCAAGGTGGCCATGGCGACACTCGACGTGTTCCGCACGTCGGTGGCCGCCGCCGCCCTGGGTTTCGCGCGGCGCGCGTTCGACGAAGCGCTGCGCCACGCGACGGCACGCCAGATGTTCGGCCAGACCCTGGCGGACTTCCAGTTGACGCAGGCAAAATTGGCGCAGATGGCCACCGGCATCGATGCGGCCGCGCTGCTGACCTACCGCGCCGCCTGGCAGCGCGACCAGGGCCGCAAGGTGACGAAGGAGGCCGCGATGGCCAAGCTGACGGCCACGGAAACGGCGCAGCAGGTGATCGACGCGGCCGTGCAGCTGTTTGGCGGCATGGGCGTCGTCAGCGGGCACCCGGTCGAGCGCCTGTACCGCGAAATCCGCGCGCTGCGCATCTACGAGGGCGCCAGCGAAGTGCAGCAATTGATCATCGCGCGCGAACTGCTGCGCGAGGCGGGGAACGCATGA
- a CDS encoding bifunctional salicylyl-CoA 5-hydroxylase/oxidoreductase: protein MNIVCIGGGPAGLYFSLLMKKQNPDHRITVIERNRPYDTFGWGVVFSDQTLGNLANADEPTARAILQAFNHWDDIEIHFKGETVRSGGHGFCGIGRKRLLNILQARCEELGVQLVFETEVLDDQAIAKQYDAGLVIASDGLNSRIRTRYAASYQPEIDQRHCRFVWLGTRKKFEAFTFAFRQTPHGWFQAHIYQYDGETSTFIVETPEHVWRAAGLDAMSQEEGIAFCEALFAEELDGHGLLSNSPHLRGSAQWITFPRIVCRQWVYRQDGVPVVLMGDAAHTAHYSIGSGTKLALEDAIELARCFGQHAGTDAALAAYQQLRAIEVLKIQSAARNSMEWFENVERYSAMEAPQFAYSMLTRSQRISHENLRLRDPAYVAGYESWLARRAGEQAGVDMLDPAMPPMLTPFRLRGVLLKNRIAVSPMAQYSAVDGVAGDFHLMHLGARAMGGAGLVFAEMTCVSADARITPACPGMYSEAHTQAWRRIVDFVHANSDAKIALQLGHAGAKGSTRPMWDGIDQPLREGNWPLVSASEQQYLAGVSQTARAATENDLARIEQDFVRATLAAAVAGFDWLELHCAHGYLLSSFISPLTNRRTDEYGGSLENRCRYPLRVFRAMRAAWPQDKPMSVRISAHDWVEGGITPDDAVVIARLFKQAGADLIDCSSGQVSKLERPVYGRMFQAPFADRVRNEAGIASMAVGSIFEADHANSIIAAGRADLCAVGRPHLANPAWTLTEMARIGYSGAGAVWPKQYRPGQQQLERNLQRERQLAAANTGLTPQQVAARLLEG from the coding sequence ATGAATATCGTCTGCATCGGCGGCGGCCCCGCCGGCCTGTATTTCAGCCTGCTCATGAAAAAGCAGAACCCGGATCACCGTATCACCGTCATCGAGCGCAACCGCCCGTACGACACGTTTGGCTGGGGCGTGGTGTTTTCCGACCAGACCCTGGGCAACCTGGCCAATGCGGACGAGCCGACGGCGCGCGCCATCCTGCAGGCGTTCAACCACTGGGACGATATCGAGATCCACTTCAAGGGCGAGACCGTGCGCTCCGGCGGCCATGGCTTTTGCGGCATCGGCCGCAAGCGCCTGCTCAATATCCTGCAGGCGCGCTGCGAGGAACTCGGCGTGCAGCTGGTATTCGAGACGGAAGTGCTGGACGACCAGGCCATCGCGAAGCAATACGATGCCGGCCTGGTGATCGCCAGCGACGGCTTGAACAGCCGCATCCGCACGCGCTATGCGGCCAGCTACCAGCCCGAGATCGACCAGCGCCATTGCCGCTTCGTCTGGCTGGGCACGCGCAAGAAATTCGAGGCCTTCACGTTTGCCTTCCGCCAGACGCCGCACGGCTGGTTCCAGGCGCATATCTACCAGTATGACGGCGAGACCTCGACCTTCATCGTCGAAACGCCCGAACACGTGTGGCGCGCGGCGGGACTGGACGCCATGAGCCAGGAAGAGGGCATCGCCTTTTGCGAAGCGCTGTTCGCCGAGGAACTCGACGGCCACGGTTTGCTGAGCAATTCGCCGCACTTGCGCGGCTCGGCACAGTGGATCACCTTCCCGCGCATCGTCTGCCGGCAATGGGTGTACCGCCAGGATGGCGTGCCCGTCGTGCTGATGGGCGACGCGGCCCACACGGCGCATTATTCGATCGGCTCCGGCACCAAGCTGGCGCTGGAAGACGCGATCGAACTGGCGCGCTGCTTCGGCCAGCATGCCGGTACGGATGCTGCGCTGGCCGCTTACCAGCAGCTGCGCGCCATCGAGGTGCTGAAGATCCAGAGCGCGGCGCGCAATTCCATGGAGTGGTTTGAAAACGTCGAGCGTTACAGCGCCATGGAGGCGCCGCAGTTCGCCTATTCGATGCTCACGCGCAGCCAGCGCATCTCGCATGAAAACCTGCGCCTGCGCGATCCCGCCTACGTGGCCGGCTATGAATCGTGGCTGGCGCGGCGCGCCGGCGAGCAGGCCGGCGTGGACATGCTGGATCCGGCCATGCCGCCCATGCTGACGCCTTTCCGGCTGCGCGGCGTGCTGCTGAAAAACCGTATCGCCGTCTCGCCGATGGCGCAGTACAGCGCCGTCGACGGCGTGGCCGGCGACTTCCACCTGATGCACCTGGGCGCGCGCGCCATGGGTGGCGCCGGCCTCGTGTTCGCCGAGATGACGTGCGTGTCGGCCGATGCGCGCATCACGCCCGCCTGCCCCGGCATGTACAGCGAAGCGCACACGCAGGCGTGGCGGCGCATCGTCGATTTCGTGCACGCGAACAGTGATGCGAAGATCGCCCTGCAGCTGGGCCACGCGGGCGCGAAAGGCTCGACGCGGCCCATGTGGGACGGCATCGACCAGCCGCTCAGGGAGGGCAACTGGCCGCTGGTCTCGGCCTCGGAGCAGCAATACCTGGCCGGCGTGTCGCAAACGGCGCGCGCGGCCACGGAAAACGACCTGGCGCGCATCGAACAGGACTTCGTGCGCGCCACGCTGGCCGCCGCCGTCGCCGGTTTCGACTGGCTGGAACTGCATTGCGCGCACGGTTATCTGCTGTCGAGTTTTATTTCGCCGCTGACCAACCGCCGCACCGACGAATATGGCGGCAGCCTGGAAAACCGCTGCCGCTATCCGCTGCGCGTGTTCCGCGCCATGCGCGCGGCGTGGCCGCAGGATAAACCGATGAGCGTGCGCATCTCGGCCCACGACTGGGTCGAAGGCGGCATCACGCCCGACGATGCGGTCGTCATCGCGCGCCTGTTCAAGCAGGCGGGCGCGGACCTGATCGACTGTTCCTCGGGCCAGGTCAGCAAGCTCGAACGGCCCGTGTACGGGCGCATGTTCCAGGCGCCGTTCGCCGACCGCGTGCGCAACGAGGCGGGCATTGCCAGCATGGCCGTCGGCTCGATTTTCGAAGCCGACCACGCCAACAGCATCATCGCCGCCGGCCGCGCCGACCTGTGCGCCGTGGGCCGTCCGCACCTGGCCAACCCGGCCTGGACCCTGACGGAAATGGCGCGCATCGGCTACAGCGGCGCAGGCGCAGTCTGGCCGAAACAGTACCGGCCGGGCCAGCAGCAGCTGGAACGCAATCTGCAGCGCGAGCGCCAGCTGGCGGCCGCCAACACGGGTCTCACCCCGCAACAGGTGGCCGCGCGGCTGCTGGAGGGATGA
- a CDS encoding RidA family protein, with the protein MQVLQPAGWARPRGYANGIAASGRTVYVSGMIGWDAQGQFHTDDFAGQVRQALQNIVAVLAEAGALPEHIVRMTWYVLDKKEYVAAYPHIGVAYREIIGKHFPAMTAVQVAGLIEDRAKVEIEVTAVLPE; encoded by the coding sequence ATGCAAGTGCTGCAACCAGCGGGATGGGCAAGACCGCGCGGCTATGCGAACGGTATTGCCGCCAGCGGACGCACGGTGTACGTCAGCGGCATGATAGGCTGGGATGCGCAGGGCCAGTTTCATACGGACGATTTTGCGGGACAGGTGCGCCAGGCCTTGCAGAATATCGTCGCCGTGCTGGCCGAGGCGGGCGCCTTGCCCGAGCACATCGTGCGCATGACCTGGTATGTACTGGACAAGAAGGAATATGTGGCGGCATATCCACACATTGGCGTTGCCTACAGGGAAATCATCGGCAAGCATTTTCCAGCCATGACGGCCGTGCAGGTGGCGGGACTCATCGAGGACAGAGCGAAGGTCGAGATCGAAGTGACGGCCGTGTTGCCTGAATGA
- a CDS encoding MBOAT family O-acyltransferase, whose amino-acid sequence MLFNTFSFFLIFLPLALLGYFVLSRYSLRLSIIFLLLASVAFYCYWDIAFLPLLALSICTNFAVGRAISLHHGQGRLRRAKLWLIGGLVFNLSLLVFFKYFDFLLSNIAALTGAPIEPIGITLPIGISFFTFTQIAYLVDCHAGKVKDYQPESYGLFVTYFPHLIAGPILHHKEMMPQFSEPARHVPYRGRLVVGLSFFTIGLFKKVVLADGVARFVGPVFDLHHQHLSMLEAWAGALAYTFQLYFDFSAYSDMAYGLSYMFGIVLPINFNSPYKAASIIDFWRRWHITLSNFLRDYLYIPLGGNRKSAFLRYRNLLLTMLLGGLWHGANWTFLLWGMLHGIYLIINHALRHMLGGRSNWALRLGGACATFLAVVVAWVFFRANSVGVALDVLHAMWGGTLTPAMRETVLGMSRIMELGSCLWWLGACAVIAFFLPNAYDLLGRGLRLEQENRLEGGRGNLLLGALLLLCLFLLSISETRGVSEFLYFNF is encoded by the coding sequence GTGTTATTTAATACCTTTTCATTTTTCCTCATTTTCCTTCCGCTGGCACTGCTGGGCTACTTTGTCCTGTCACGCTATTCGCTGCGCCTGTCCATCATCTTTCTATTGCTGGCATCGGTTGCATTCTATTGTTACTGGGATATCGCCTTCCTGCCCTTGCTGGCCTTGTCGATCTGCACCAACTTTGCCGTCGGGCGCGCCATTTCGCTGCACCATGGACAGGGCCGCCTGCGCCGGGCAAAGCTGTGGCTGATCGGCGGACTCGTCTTTAATCTGTCCCTGCTCGTCTTTTTCAAGTACTTTGACTTCCTGTTGAGCAATATTGCCGCGCTCACGGGGGCGCCCATAGAGCCCATCGGGATTACTTTGCCCATCGGTATTTCCTTCTTCACCTTCACGCAAATCGCCTATCTAGTCGATTGCCATGCCGGCAAGGTCAAGGACTATCAACCTGAAAGCTACGGCTTGTTCGTTACGTACTTCCCCCACCTGATTGCCGGCCCCATCCTGCATCACAAGGAGATGATGCCGCAGTTCTCGGAGCCGGCCCGGCACGTTCCGTATCGCGGGCGGCTGGTGGTGGGCCTGAGTTTCTTTACCATCGGCCTGTTCAAGAAGGTCGTCCTGGCCGATGGCGTGGCCCGCTTCGTAGGGCCCGTCTTTGACCTGCATCATCAGCACCTGAGCATGCTCGAAGCCTGGGCCGGAGCCCTGGCCTATACTTTCCAGTTGTATTTCGATTTCTCGGCGTATTCCGACATGGCCTATGGCTTGTCTTATATGTTCGGCATCGTCTTGCCCATCAATTTCAACTCGCCATACAAGGCGGCGTCCATCATCGATTTCTGGCGCCGCTGGCATATCACCCTGTCCAATTTTCTGCGCGACTACCTGTACATTCCGCTGGGCGGCAATCGCAAGAGTGCGTTCTTGCGCTACCGCAATCTGTTGCTGACGATGCTGCTGGGTGGACTGTGGCACGGCGCCAATTGGACGTTCTTGCTGTGGGGCATGTTGCACGGTATTTATCTGATCATTAACCATGCCTTGCGGCACATGCTGGGCGGGCGTAGCAACTGGGCGCTGCGCCTGGGCGGCGCCTGCGCCACCTTCCTGGCCGTGGTTGTGGCCTGGGTCTTCTTCCGCGCCAATTCGGTGGGTGTGGCGCTGGACGTGCTGCATGCGATGTGGGGTGGCACTCTGACGCCAGCCATGCGCGAGACCGTGTTGGGCATGAGCCGCATCATGGAGCTTGGCAGTTGCCTGTGGTGGCTGGGCGCCTGCGCCGTTATCGCTTTCTTTTTGCCGAATGCCTATGACCTGCTGGGCCGTGGCTTGCGTCTGGAGCAGGAAAACCGTCTGGAAGGCGGGCGCGGCAACTTGTTGCTGGGTGCCTTGCTGTTGTTGTGCCTGTTCTTGCTGTCGATCAGCGAGACCCGTGGCGTATCCGAATTTCTGTATTTTAACTTTTAA
- a CDS encoding MarR family winged helix-turn-helix transcriptional regulator, translating into MDKENENVQDEPVLDLASRLTQDHHQSLKLWLRMLSCTVKIENEVRTRLRATFGITLPRFDLMAQLERFPDGLRMGELSRRMMVTGGNITGITDQLEQEKLVVRVVDPKDRRSYSVKLTPAGRRAFDEMARVHEGWIAELLHGVTPDDKTRLIDLLSHMKQQLNNTPLKD; encoded by the coding sequence ATGGACAAAGAAAACGAAAATGTGCAGGACGAACCCGTGCTGGATCTGGCCAGCCGGCTGACGCAGGACCACCACCAGTCGCTCAAGCTGTGGCTGCGCATGCTCTCGTGCACAGTGAAAATCGAAAACGAAGTGCGCACGCGCCTGCGCGCCACCTTCGGCATCACCTTGCCCCGCTTCGACCTGATGGCGCAGCTCGAACGCTTTCCCGATGGTTTGCGCATGGGCGAACTGTCCAGGCGCATGATGGTCACGGGCGGCAATATCACGGGCATCACCGACCAGCTGGAGCAGGAAAAACTCGTGGTGCGCGTGGTCGACCCGAAAGACCGCCGCTCGTACAGCGTCAAGCTGACGCCAGCGGGCCGGCGCGCCTTCGACGAGATGGCGCGCGTGCACGAAGGCTGGATCGCCGAACTGCTGCACGGCGTGACGCCCGATGACAAAACCCGTTTGATCGACCTGCTGTCGCACATGAAGCAGCAGTTGAATAACACCCCTCTAAAGGACTGA